The genomic interval CAGGCGAGCGAGGCAGGtgggcgagctccggcggcggcggctcggcgtgcgccgcggcggggatgaggaggccggcggcggggtggcctTGGCCGGGTGCCTTGGTGGACTTGGCGGGTGGCGCGGTGGCCGGACCTGGGGTggtgggcgccgcggcgggggccgGGGTGGCGGGGgtggtcggcgcggcggcgagcgtctTCTTGGAGGAGAccggcggcgtggtggtcgccgccgccgcgggggtgGGCGGAGATGGCGGATTTGGGCGGGAGGTCGCCGGCCCGACTCACTCCCCGCCCTCCACGACGCGCTCGCCACCACCCACAAGGAGCGTCGCAAGCTCAGGCCCGATTTGGgcgggaggtcgccggcgacggtgaggtcaatggaggaggcggtggcatgTTCAACGTCGTGCCGGGGCTCGACGGGAAGCCCGGCTCCGTCTCGCTCGAGCTCGGGAGCAAGCCTGGGTGCTTCTTGGTCGCCGGCGCCAGCGCGAAGGTGCAGGTTGGTTGCAGGAGCCGCGGCAGCGACGGGTTAATTAATTCTTTGATCCTTTCTATGCTCAATTTAGTAATTAGCATGGCAAATAGCAGTTGAATGGGAAAATGA from Oryza glaberrima chromosome 3, OglaRS2, whole genome shotgun sequence carries:
- the LOC127768275 gene encoding uncharacterized protein LOC127768275; amino-acid sequence: MADLGGRSPARLTPRPPRRARHHPQGASQAQARFGREVAGDGEVNGGGGGMFNVVPGLDGKPGSVSLELGSKPGCFLVAGASAKVQLSILEETGDGEVNGGGGGMGTDAQLISAERRSQGHSRRSRATVAREERGERVEEREMGRERGGRRDG